One window from the genome of Calliopsis andreniformis isolate RMS-2024a chromosome 12, iyCalAndr_principal, whole genome shotgun sequence encodes:
- the Drat gene encoding death resistor Adh domain containing target isoform X1: MPVELEPVTPISHKPCTPCSGEKKMNKLCKQVSIESPNVMGREWVFSFDVPVPEVPANGARIRVMCAGACYHPRRSPSLSSLTSVSSGNSLATEVSMEGDFPVTLPHHGVRDAALFPGYEVAGVIESLGANVPEDCEYKVGDRVILYPYEGIPNGYVEYLVVHDLKYLIKIPDNVSLSVAAMLPAGALLAMNTVFAAHEHVQQLLKQRGENSVCKILIVGTGGLALWALRIAAYHFSNMKDRVTITIASLKDDGLTLAQEFQRLLCQYRVNVVQWNEDLYEKQLIERTMDACRGHVDVVIDFGTTSRSLHRSMQCLSKGGVVFVIKEVADRLLPKFSRRAEEWQQSIKPVEPGTLEQLRELVQLVASGEIEPPPHTVYPAEEVLDVVHKLCHSEIQGRAILRFYPAD; this comes from the exons atgCCTGTGGAGCTTGAGCCCGTGACACCCATCAGTCACAAACCTTGCACACCTTGTAGCGG GGAAAAGAAGATGAACAAGCTGTGCAAGCAGGTGTCGATCGAGAGCCCGAACGTAATGGGCCGTGAATGGGTGTTCAGTTTCGACGTGCCTGTTCCGGAAGTCCCAGCGAACGGGGCCCGTATTCGAGTGATGTGCGCTGGTGCATGTTACCATCCCCGCCGTTCCCCAAGTTTATCCAGCCTGACCTCTGTCTCCAGTGGAAACAGCCTAGCCACAGAGGTTTCGATGGAAGGCGACTTTCCAGTAACCCTGCCCCACCATGGGGTCAGGGACGCTGCCTTGTTCCCTGGTTACGAGGTCGCGGGCGTAATCGAGTCCCTGGGCGCCAACGTGCCCGAAGATTGCGAGTACAAAGTCGGGGACCGTGTGATCTTGTACCCTTACGAGGGCATACCGAATGGATACGTCGAGTACCTGGTGGTTCATGACCTCAAGTACCTCATCAAGATCCCAGACAACGTGAGCCTCAGCGTAGCGGCGATGCTGCCTGCTGGGGCACTGCTCGCCATGAACACAGTCTTCGCTGCCCACGAACACGTCCAGCAGCTGCTCAAGCAAAGGGGCGAGAACAGCGTGTGCAAGATTCTGATCGTTGGCACTGGAGGTCTGGCTCTTTGGGCTCTTAGAATCGCAGCGTACCACTTCAGTAACATGAAGGACCGAGTTACTATTACCATTGCCTCGTTGAAGGATGATGGATTGACGTTGGCCCAGGAATTCCAACG TCTCCTTTGCCAATACAGAGTGAACGTGGTGCAGTGGAACGAGGACCTGTACGAGAAGCAGCTGATCGAGCGCACGATGGACGCCTGTCGAGGCCACGTGGACGTGGTGATCGATTTCGGCACAACTTCGCGCAGTCTTCACCGAAGCATGCAGTGCCTCAGCAAAGGAGGTGTGGTCTTCGTCATCAAGGAAGTCGCCGACCGTCTGCTACCAAAGTTCAGCAGACGCGCAGAGGAATGGCAGCAGAGCATCAAACCAGTGGAGCCAGGAACCTTGGAGCAGCTTCGGGAGCTGGTCCAGCTGGTGGCATCTGGCGAGATCGAACCACCACCTCACACTGTGTACCCTGCAGAAGAGGTCCTCGACGTGGTGCACAAGCTCTGCCACTCGGAGATCCAAGGGCGCGCGATCCTACGCTTCTACCCTGCGGATTAA
- the Drat gene encoding death resistor Adh domain containing target isoform X2, with translation MPVELEPVTPISHKPCTPCSGEKKMNKLCKQVSIESPNVMGREWVFSFDVPVPEVPANGARIRVMCAGACYHPRRSPSLSSLTSVSSGNSLATEVSMEGDFPVTLPHHGVRDAALFPGYEVAGVIESLGANVPEDCEYKVGDRVILYPYEGIPNGYVEYLVVHDLKYLIKIPDNVSLSVAAMLPAGALLAMNTVFAAHEHVQQLLKQRGENSVCKILIVGTGGLALWALRIAAYHFSNMKDRVTITIASLKDDGLTLAQEFQRVNVVQWNEDLYEKQLIERTMDACRGHVDVVIDFGTTSRSLHRSMQCLSKGGVVFVIKEVADRLLPKFSRRAEEWQQSIKPVEPGTLEQLRELVQLVASGEIEPPPHTVYPAEEVLDVVHKLCHSEIQGRAILRFYPAD, from the exons atgCCTGTGGAGCTTGAGCCCGTGACACCCATCAGTCACAAACCTTGCACACCTTGTAGCGG GGAAAAGAAGATGAACAAGCTGTGCAAGCAGGTGTCGATCGAGAGCCCGAACGTAATGGGCCGTGAATGGGTGTTCAGTTTCGACGTGCCTGTTCCGGAAGTCCCAGCGAACGGGGCCCGTATTCGAGTGATGTGCGCTGGTGCATGTTACCATCCCCGCCGTTCCCCAAGTTTATCCAGCCTGACCTCTGTCTCCAGTGGAAACAGCCTAGCCACAGAGGTTTCGATGGAAGGCGACTTTCCAGTAACCCTGCCCCACCATGGGGTCAGGGACGCTGCCTTGTTCCCTGGTTACGAGGTCGCGGGCGTAATCGAGTCCCTGGGCGCCAACGTGCCCGAAGATTGCGAGTACAAAGTCGGGGACCGTGTGATCTTGTACCCTTACGAGGGCATACCGAATGGATACGTCGAGTACCTGGTGGTTCATGACCTCAAGTACCTCATCAAGATCCCAGACAACGTGAGCCTCAGCGTAGCGGCGATGCTGCCTGCTGGGGCACTGCTCGCCATGAACACAGTCTTCGCTGCCCACGAACACGTCCAGCAGCTGCTCAAGCAAAGGGGCGAGAACAGCGTGTGCAAGATTCTGATCGTTGGCACTGGAGGTCTGGCTCTTTGGGCTCTTAGAATCGCAGCGTACCACTTCAGTAACATGAAGGACCGAGTTACTATTACCATTGCCTCGTTGAAGGATGATGGATTGACGTTGGCCCAGGAATTCCAACG AGTGAACGTGGTGCAGTGGAACGAGGACCTGTACGAGAAGCAGCTGATCGAGCGCACGATGGACGCCTGTCGAGGCCACGTGGACGTGGTGATCGATTTCGGCACAACTTCGCGCAGTCTTCACCGAAGCATGCAGTGCCTCAGCAAAGGAGGTGTGGTCTTCGTCATCAAGGAAGTCGCCGACCGTCTGCTACCAAAGTTCAGCAGACGCGCAGAGGAATGGCAGCAGAGCATCAAACCAGTGGAGCCAGGAACCTTGGAGCAGCTTCGGGAGCTGGTCCAGCTGGTGGCATCTGGCGAGATCGAACCACCACCTCACACTGTGTACCCTGCAGAAGAGGTCCTCGACGTGGTGCACAAGCTCTGCCACTCGGAGATCCAAGGGCGCGCGATCCTACGCTTCTACCCTGCGGATTAA
- the Drat gene encoding death resistor Adh domain containing target isoform X3 yields MNKLCKQVSIESPNVMGREWVFSFDVPVPEVPANGARIRVMCAGACYHPRRSPSLSSLTSVSSGNSLATEVSMEGDFPVTLPHHGVRDAALFPGYEVAGVIESLGANVPEDCEYKVGDRVILYPYEGIPNGYVEYLVVHDLKYLIKIPDNVSLSVAAMLPAGALLAMNTVFAAHEHVQQLLKQRGENSVCKILIVGTGGLALWALRIAAYHFSNMKDRVTITIASLKDDGLTLAQEFQRLLCQYRVNVVQWNEDLYEKQLIERTMDACRGHVDVVIDFGTTSRSLHRSMQCLSKGGVVFVIKEVADRLLPKFSRRAEEWQQSIKPVEPGTLEQLRELVQLVASGEIEPPPHTVYPAEEVLDVVHKLCHSEIQGRAILRFYPAD; encoded by the exons ATGAACAAGCTGTGCAAGCAGGTGTCGATCGAGAGCCCGAACGTAATGGGCCGTGAATGGGTGTTCAGTTTCGACGTGCCTGTTCCGGAAGTCCCAGCGAACGGGGCCCGTATTCGAGTGATGTGCGCTGGTGCATGTTACCATCCCCGCCGTTCCCCAAGTTTATCCAGCCTGACCTCTGTCTCCAGTGGAAACAGCCTAGCCACAGAGGTTTCGATGGAAGGCGACTTTCCAGTAACCCTGCCCCACCATGGGGTCAGGGACGCTGCCTTGTTCCCTGGTTACGAGGTCGCGGGCGTAATCGAGTCCCTGGGCGCCAACGTGCCCGAAGATTGCGAGTACAAAGTCGGGGACCGTGTGATCTTGTACCCTTACGAGGGCATACCGAATGGATACGTCGAGTACCTGGTGGTTCATGACCTCAAGTACCTCATCAAGATCCCAGACAACGTGAGCCTCAGCGTAGCGGCGATGCTGCCTGCTGGGGCACTGCTCGCCATGAACACAGTCTTCGCTGCCCACGAACACGTCCAGCAGCTGCTCAAGCAAAGGGGCGAGAACAGCGTGTGCAAGATTCTGATCGTTGGCACTGGAGGTCTGGCTCTTTGGGCTCTTAGAATCGCAGCGTACCACTTCAGTAACATGAAGGACCGAGTTACTATTACCATTGCCTCGTTGAAGGATGATGGATTGACGTTGGCCCAGGAATTCCAACG TCTCCTTTGCCAATACAGAGTGAACGTGGTGCAGTGGAACGAGGACCTGTACGAGAAGCAGCTGATCGAGCGCACGATGGACGCCTGTCGAGGCCACGTGGACGTGGTGATCGATTTCGGCACAACTTCGCGCAGTCTTCACCGAAGCATGCAGTGCCTCAGCAAAGGAGGTGTGGTCTTCGTCATCAAGGAAGTCGCCGACCGTCTGCTACCAAAGTTCAGCAGACGCGCAGAGGAATGGCAGCAGAGCATCAAACCAGTGGAGCCAGGAACCTTGGAGCAGCTTCGGGAGCTGGTCCAGCTGGTGGCATCTGGCGAGATCGAACCACCACCTCACACTGTGTACCCTGCAGAAGAGGTCCTCGACGTGGTGCACAAGCTCTGCCACTCGGAGATCCAAGGGCGCGCGATCCTACGCTTCTACCCTGCGGATTAA